The genome window ATAACATTAAATGGAAGAAAACGTGGTTATTACCATATAAATAACCATGTAATGCTTTTTATCTAAATTTTGCGATGTAGCTGATATATGTTATCTTCTGTAAAACAGAAAGTGAAGATATTTGCTATTTATTTTTCTAATGCAATGTTTCAAcacttttttttgttatttgaatTCCTattgtttttcaaaaattaatGAAAATTGTAATTTACACCTTAAGGATgtgctttttttttaaaatcaaaacaaatctttagaatCAACTGTTAACTTTCTTATCCTTGTGGCAAAATTCCATTTTCACAAACAAAGATTTCTTAAGAAAATACCTAGATTTCTAGTGTAgaacatttaattaaatcaCTAAGACTAATtgataacaaaaaatgtatttcttgttTGAAGAAATATGATGAGATCTTTCATGTACTGAAAGCCATTTGTTGAGGGCTGGTCATTTGGCAATAGGCAATGAATCAAGGTATCATTTATTGCAACACAAAAACCATGTCTAACTTCTGCAATGAGATCTCTTTCTTATCTCAGTGATAAGAATAAGCTTGATCCATTCCCTTCTTGAGTGAAAATCACTACATTGAATTACACTGAATTGTTAAGCTGCAGTCATTGAATATTAGACAGACTATACTGGGTGTTTCTTTTTCACCAAATATTGTATGTAAATCCTTACTATAACAGTTTTTTAAAATGGCTTGCATACCTGCTCAAATTGCTCAGATACTTGAGGTTTACTGAATATGCAATGTGCAAGTGTTTTTGTCACGTGATGTGGGGTGGGGCTTAAGCTGCCTAGAAAAGGGAATTAAAAACAGAGCCGAAAGCAGACACAATAACGGCAGAAGAGGAACATGGGTTACCTCCTTCAAATCCTGCTCGCTCTGTTCATTTCGGTCATCGGCGGCCTCTACCTTCTGGGGGCTTTTCGTCGCAGACGGCCCGGAGAACCTCCTCTAGACAAAGGCCCATTTCCCTGGCTTGGCCATGTGCTGGAAttcaggaaagacacagcaaaATTCCTGCAGAGAATGAAAGAAAAGCATGGTGATATATTCACAGTACAGCTTGGAGGCTTTTACTTTACTTTCATCACAGATCCACTTTCTTTTGGCTCAGTGGTTAAAGAGGCAAGAGCAAAGCTGGACTTTACAAAGTTTGCAGAGGTACTGGTTGCAAGAGTATTTGGTTATCATTCAATGACAGATGAACACAAGGCTCTCCAGACATCAAGCACCAAACATCTCATGGGAGATGGCCTGGTTGTCATGACTCAAGCCATGATGAAAAATCTACAGAATTTGATGCTCCACAGTGTCGGATCTGGAGATGACAAGGGGTGGCAAGAAACAGGACTCTTTGCTTACAGCTACAACATTGTATTTCGTGCTGGCTACCTTGCGCTGTTTGGTAATGAGTCACCGAAAGGAGCAGGATCTTTAGAGAAAGCTAAGGAAATTGACCGGGAAAACGCAGATAAACTATTCTGCGAGTTCAGAAAATATGACCAGCTCTTTCCCAATCTGGCTTATGGTGTCCTGGGACCCAGTGAGAAGATGGAGGCAGAACGTTTAAAGAAACTGTTTTGGAACATGCTTTCAGTGCAAAAAATGAGCACCAAAGACAATATCAGCGGCTGGGTGCAGGAACAACTGCAAGTCAGGGATGAGAAAGGCATGCCAGAGTTCATGCGTGATCGATACATGTTCCTGCTTCTGTGGGCATCTCAGGGAAACACGGGTCCGGCTGCCTTCTGGCTGCTCTTGTATCTGATGAAGCACCCTGATGCTATGAAAAGTGTCAAGAAAGAAGTCGAGGAGGTTCTTAGAGAAACTGGGCAGGAGGTGAAGCACGGTGGGCCATTGATTGACCTGACCAGAGATATGCTCCTCAAAACTCCCATCTTAGACAGTGCAGTAGAAGAGTCTCTTCGTCTAACAGCTGCCCCTCTCCTAACAAGAGCCGTTCTGCAGGATATGACTATCAACATGGCCAATGGACAACAATACAACATTCGTGAGGGTGATAGAGTTGCGATTTTTCCCTACAGTGCCATTCACATCGATCCGGAGATTCATTCAGATCCCTTCACTTTCAAATATGACCGTTTTCTCACAGCAGATGGAAAGAAAAAAACGGAATTCTACAAGGGTGGAAAGAAACTCAAGTACTACAACATGCCCTGGGGAGCAGGAACCACCATGTGTCCCGGGAGATTCTTTGTAACAAATGAGCTCAAGCAGTTTGTTTTTCTCATGTTGACATACTTTGACTTCGAGCTGAAAAACCCAGATGAAGAGATTCCAGGTATTAATGTCAGAAGGTGGGGTTTTGGCACCATGCAACCGACTAGAGAAGTTCAGTTCAGATACAGACTCAGATTTTAAAACATCATGTAAGGATGATGTCAGATCCTGACTAAAGTTAGCCATCCCCAAAGAACTCAGCATGGGTGCCCAAGGACATCTAAAGAGAAATCTCCACACCACAAAAAAACTCTTACAGTGAATCAGAACTTCTTACAGTGGACATCCCACAGAGACACATTTGGGTTTTCAAACATAGCCAGAACAATATAAATCAACTGAACAGTTCTGAACAGTTTTGTTcaataacattaaattaaaacataTATACTAAAACACCCATCAACAAACCATAGGAAACTGCAAGCTAATGCTACCACGCTATTACTACAAGGATTATGCAAACCTCCCCTAACTAGACAGCAAGAAACGCAAAACTTCTAAAACCCCCGTCACTACCGTTGTGCCACTGGCTGTGTCCGAAAACTCTAAGTTAAATTGAATTTTTGGATAGCCAAGGCtgtgtaaccatgtttttttaactgtagtaaaaccatggttaattttcgtaaagAAATACTGCTGAATAGACCTCCTAGCTGTGTGTACTGTATGATAACCAGACATTGGTGGACGGGAGCTAATATAAATAGCGTTTGCCAACAGCTGGGGGCGCAGTGAGAAAATCTGCAAATCTACTTGTGCCCCGTACGTAGACCAGGACTTGTTCAAATTCTTAAAATCCATCGTGCTTCCTAGGGGTCATTCAGTAACACAAGAAAATACTTGTAAACAAGAATGCAAAGTTTAAGGTCAAGGtgaatattattttatattaacagTGTTTTCTGATATAATCTTTTAATTTTTGCTTAAATGTAACTGAAATACAGTTTGTTTCTGAATTAACAATATTTTCTGGCCAAAAGATGGCAGCATAACTCCTGACATTgtgtacactcttagaaaggttttacacatatttgtgcattaagcttttaacacattatgtatcattttaacacattatgtgtcattttgtgttgattttgtgttcaaataaaacacatgttgtgttaaaagttacacaaaatgtgttgtttcaataataacacagtgatgagtgaattctgggacaacgcatgtAGTGTGTCGTCCCacaatcaacactaatgtgttgtttttaacacattcgttctaagagtgtactaTTTTGTCAGATACTGTACCATTTGTATGTTCAGGTCAGGTGGTATTGTAATTGTGACGTCACAAATTACAGTGGGAGTAAACTAAACAAACCTAAAAACACCCATGTCAACATAATCAGGCCTGTTTTGAAGGCCCATCAGGGGTGTATTCTAGAAAACGGGGTAAACTTACCATCAGCGAAAACCTGAACTTTTGCTTGATTAACCTAAAACCTGCTTACCATGCTGCATTACCACCTTAAGTGTGCATTATTTGGcgtgtcgtcaattattccttacataatttgaagtattttaaaaacatgtttcctCAATTTTCCTcaataaatctcaatttaaaaatcGTCTGCTATGTGATTTTAAGTTCTGCAAAATAATCAGTTCAGAGAGGTTTCTACAGTAATCCTATCTTAAAGATAACACAAGCCTTGACCCTTTACCTTCAGGATAAAAATGACTGTGTAAGAAGCACAATCAAACAATTACTCAATGTTTTCAATAAACacttaaaactacattttaattttaacactTTCAAACAGCTTGTTTTTAGATtattcagtgtgtgtgtgtttgtgtaattgTCATTTAGAGCCAATTACAGATTAATATTGCAACAACAAGGTAAATTTTTAAATGGTCGAGCAACTTTTTTTGTAACTTCACATCAGTCGTAGGCCTAGATTGCTAGGCCACTAACTTAAAGACacttattaaatatttaacaagtatatgatttgatttgattcaTTTGATCTATTTAAAGAGCCAATATGtaagaatataaaaatattcaactgtATGGTAGTACCAGATGCGCACTTACCACAGTGACGCCATTACAACATGTACTTCCATCAAAACTGGTGTTTGAGTCACCAGTGCTGTTTATGTTGGTCTTCTAAAGTTAAATTTCACTACACTCTTTGAATATCCTGTTTATTTCACGTGTTTACTGTGTTTGCCTCTGCACCACTAACGTGGAGAAATGTTATTTCCACTATATACAGTACTTGTAAATGGCAAAAATGACCTTATTCTTGATAAAAAAATGGAACTACGAGAtatatatgttttaataaaactcaCTCATAAGACTGTTAAATCCTTTTGTTGGCAATTTAAAAGCGGaaacttttgacaaaaaatgacCTTTGCAAGAATGCATTATGTTAGTGCTTAATATATTAAAGGAGGTTTTATCATACACCTTAAGTGGGACTAAATGCCGCTAAAAAGAACTGTAATTTGTACCACTGTCtgttcaaaataaatgaaaaataacatTGTTGCTTTTCCCGTTGTACAAACACGTACCGAACCATTACaccaaaatcaaactttgtacCAAACCATGACCTATGCGCACCGCTACACCCCTACTAGTTTGTTTGATTAGGCATCGAGATGTCAGAGTGGAGCGTCTGTTATCACGGTTTAAAGGTCAGCTGAGACGTATTCACCCAAACTACACACAGTTCAAAGCTTATAAACATGAAGAAACTTTAGAAAATCTTGTTACTCTGACAGACCTCAATTTCAGACCATCATGGAGCTCAGATAATGGTTAATATGGTAAACACTAAACTTATATCTGCAAAACAATGCATAGACTTTTTATCCAATACTTTTAAAGTACACAGACTAAAAttgtatttgtaaatataaaaaatatctaattACGTGCAATTCAAAGTACTTTAGTTTAATACATTGTTAAAGTCAAAATAAGgtttattatataataatattttatattaggtGTCATTTCCACTGGGGACGTTGGGGACtggtccccaccactttttgaaatggtTGATTTTGTTCCCACCACTTTtgagagcatttggttaaaatgttctaaAAAAAGCGAACCAAGAAATGTTAAAGGTGtatttgcacaaaataaaacatgcaatGCAGTTTGAAACAATGTACATTgtccaaaaaagtaacttgaacaaactaaacatttactgattctaaaatgacccaaaaacaTGCATGCGCCGATCAGTAACTTGAGAAAATTCTTAacacattttctttttgtcCAAGTTCTCTCACTGTGAACATGAGTTGGGTTTGTGACATTGAAGAGTCCATTttttgcccatttttgatgcgcggttattcaatattttcccatcctgctgtaatgtttttgCATCTGATCTTTTGACCCTACCACTTTTCAAAACGAATTGACTCCCCTGATATAATATTATAGTTTATTATAATATTGTCATTTTCCCTTTGTAGGTCtgagagaaaaaagaaatataggTTCTCAACATATAACAACATAACACTAAGTTGCAGGTTTATGCTCCATACAACAATAAATAGACACATTCAAAATTATgttcaaatataaacaaacagtATATACATGACAGACTATAAACAATGAAATATAACTACAGTAAGCTGAAATATGAAAACAAGCAGTTTTGAATTAGTGCAACTTATTTCGGCAGTATATGTAAAGTGTAGGCTATGGTGAGTAtggaaatacatttaaatagatCTAGCAGTTATTCTCATGTAAAGTGTTTAGGATGAGATAGGTATGTGCAGTATGTGATAGGAGTGCCTGTGCAAGTCTATCTGACCAAATTGTTAAGAATTCAGACTGCCTTTGAGAAAAACTGTTCATTAGTCTGTTGGTCTTTGCATGAATGCCTTCGTCCAGAATGTAGAAGAGCGaacgtgtcatgtcatgtcatgtATACGTGAGCTCATTCCTGATGGCAGTGGCTTTCCTTCTGCACCGCAAAACATAAGTGTGTTATATGGCAGGAAGATGGGTCCCAATAATATAAATTCTGGTTTAAGAGCAGCACTCATACCagacccagacagcagacgactctgggccggatccgctCTGGATCTGTGCCGAAGTCAACAGCTCTGGCGCTGATCcggtgcggatccggcccagagtcgtctgctgtctggggaCAGTGATGAAGTTGGCCAATACGCTCTTAATGAGACATCTTAAAAGGTTACAAGTATAGGGGTTTCTAGCCCAGCTCTTTCTTGAGTCTTCTTGGGAATTGTAGGAGGATTTGTTTACGGACCATAAAAGATGTATGTGTCTACGAATTTAATGTTGTGTGCTGTTTCCACATCATCATTGctagtatatacagtataaggACTGAACAGCCCTATGCCATCTGAAGTGGTAACAGACAGCACTTGGTTCCTAACATGTTCCAGTCTGTTAGTTCAAATTGGTCCTGAAAACCTGTGCCCaacttttcacacagacattatggaaaatacacggaaaacgCATCCGGGATTTGTCCAGGATCTATgatttggttcattcacactgccaatgattttccgtAATATATGtgcactgttagactttttattgtatactGTATATGCGGTAACTCACTGGCAACGTGTTGtactgtaactgccccattacagtatgataactgtacatgtttttacagtatgatgcctttactGGAGTtcaattttacagtataatagccttactgtaacctagttttaaaatatattgcctTGATGGGGAATCAAACCCAGGTTGCCCACGTCATAAGTCTGTAACACTACCACAGTGCCAGAGTCACTTGATAAAAGTTACTCgctacactccccaagtagcctcttctgtcactctcccgacaCTCCGAGGAGCGAAATCTTGGTGTCACTATAGTTTTAATGTCTTGagtcaaattcaaatctgacggtcaaccatttatccataatccttatcttgtttctatctacactgtaaaaaaatacagtagaaattacaatgttattgcagctgggttgccgttaatttaccatagatttatatttatgttatttactggcaaaagttgttcaaagttaaataaattttaaatattaacaagtctttatctttacagaataaaactacacaataacagcctcatgcaaagcattcttggaaccagaaatcatcatcaaccattttctgttttttgcttcagattttgtttcccagaatgttttgcttgatgctgttttttagttttgctatgtaaagacaaagacctgcaaatgtttaatgttcattgaactttgaacaaaatgttgcctcttaaaaacataaatttaaatctacggtgagttaccggcaaccctgctgcaatttctactgatttttttacagtgtacaatcctcaataaattatttacactgctaaaaaacaattcacattttgaaatttgcttcactgttaaaagcataacaaataaaatgtatttcatttcgcagatatattttatttttccattttatatgcttttataacactgttttattcagCTAAAGTAgaactactgctgttgttttacagcagtctaccgcaaattcaaaacatacagtaaaccactgtaaaataaatgttaatacccataatgcgatgcatattacagtaatgaactggaaaagaaaatgatggtattttactgggcattttgtggtaagtaactgtagaaattacagttaagtctaacagtgtgtGCGTTCACACAGATACCGTAAAGATCCTGTAAAGACACGTGACATGTTCAAAGTCCTGCACATGGTCGTTTTTTCCTCGGTAGCCTCTCTctctgcatttttgtttataatatgaCTATAAAGAAGCATGTGATGCgctattcttttatgctgcagAATGATCTCTGCTTCGGCGTGGATAGTGACGAGCTCcttgatatctgcttcagtccattTCTTGttgtgaatgttaatctgcatgtaaatccctcattttaaagacaaATCATAACTTGtagtcctcactacggcacacCCCTTAAGGCACCATTTCTGCATCTCATTTATACAGAGGGCTTTCCGGGTATCTTACGGCAATGTAACTAGGTCCTCTTTCTGgaagcgatcccagaacatttacaggaTATGTTTGCGTCACGCAGAAGCCTGTCTGCCAATTTTACGAGTATTTTTTtagaccaaagtgctgtgtgaaagagtccacactttgatgttTTAGTGATTCTTTTCTCTCATTAGCAGCGGTTGGAAACGTATCATAGATATGTGATCAGAGCAGCAGAGGTGGGTCCAGGTCAAAATGTTATCCTAGATCAGGGGTGCCGAACGTcggtcctgcagagtttagcttgaACCCTGATTAAACCTCACTTGCCTGTAGCTTTCTAGTAACTCTTTAGACCTTGGTTAGCCATTTCAGATGTGTTTTATTAGAGCTTgggctaaactctgcaggactgcgaGCGACGTTCGCCACCCCTGACCTAGATCATGCTTTACATTCCAGAAATTTCAAAGGTCAGTAGTCTTTTCAAATGTAGATAAAAACTCTCAGTGATTTTGTAGGGTTCATCCAGTATCATTAACTTAAATACTTGCAGCAATAATGCGAAGGTCAAGGTCTATGAAACTTGATGAATCTCGAGTGCTGACACTTGCGAATCTTAGAATACAAATGAGGTCAAGTGGGTTGTTGCAGCTTAAACAAACCACTATGGGTTGatacaacaatgcatttttttacaatgcatcTGTGAAACAGCAACATATTCGTATCATcttcaattcaatttaatttgaaatgttattgaaaatgtattttggtCCAGATTTGAGTTGTGtaatatatctatatttaaCTTCCCACTTCCCATATTTTTGTAACTTCCCACTGAATATGTATGAGATATATTACACACACAATGTCTACTGTATTAAAACCCTTTCCTCTACAATATAATATATCCTTCTaacactttaaaaaacacattgcacTGTTGGGTTAAGTGTATCAGACTCACAGTACCATCCTGTTGTTTACATACTGCTCTGTTAAAGTTGCATTCTACCAAATCCTGTGTATATCCTGTTTATATACTTTGTACACTGttttcacaaacacactattgaCTACCATGAATGTTATTTCCACAGTATACTGTTATATAAATCAATATAAATCAATAATTAAAGCTTATTCCTATAGTCCAGGTTAAATGATAAAACTGTGTTACAATTATAATtgcaaatgaaattaaattgaTATTTGGTTCTGCATTTGTCATAAGTAAGCCAGcaaaataacttttaaataataataataataataataataataataataaatatatatatatatatatatatatatatatatatatatatatatatatatatatatatatatatatatatatatatatatatatatatatatataatattattattattattattattattattaccagCAAAGTATCTTATTcatctgtgtgtgcatgtgtgtctaGCTTTGTAAATGTCTGCTGGCTGCAACTCACTTTTTATTTGCTTTGGTTAGTGTTTAACTTTTTGGTTTAGTTTATGCATATAAActgttttttaaaagtattCAGATTCTTTAATTTTCATAAGAAATGTAATAAGTGTAAATTTAAATgatatttggttattttggtaatgttacattatttaatctgcataattattattatttaaatatattacaaaCATTACATTACAAACATATCGTTTCCCTCAGCTGCTCAAAAATATTACACAGATGAGAATATGttcataaacaaaaacaagtgtaaaaaagtgtacaaaaaatgttatttagtgCGATGTTATTGACCGATTATCCCTCTTTGACACACGTAAACacatgcatatatttctaaCTGAAATAATGCAAGTAAATGCAGCTGTTTATTTGGCAATAGGCAATGAATCAAGGTAACCTTTATTGCACCACCAAAACCATGCCTAACTTCTGCAATGAGATTTCTCTTATCTCATTGATAAGAATAACCTTGATCCTTTCCCTTCTTGAGCGAAAACCACTACATCGAATTACACTGAATTGTTAAGCTGCAGTCATTAAACATTAGACAGAATATACTGAGTGTTGCTTTATTACTTATCACCACATATAGTATGTAAATCCTTATTATTACAGTCCTTGCTTACACATTAATTGCTTACACATTAAGCATGATTACACAAATATACTTGTGGCTTACTGAATATGCAATGTGCAAGTGTTTACGTTTgtctatgtgtatgtgtatgtagtTTAGCATGTTatatgattaatcttttgagGGTGTAAAGAGTTGTTATACAAGTTTTACAAGATATGTCAGATgttttgtatgtatgtgttaTGGTTTGGTGTGTAGAGTTAAGAGAAAATGTGCCGTAGtttcaaaaacaaataaaatatttaaatgatataactttttaaatGTGGTAAGTAGTGACAAATAATAATAGGTGTCTAAACTTTTGACTGCAATGTattgcaaaatattttaaatgcctCTGCATTAATGAATCACAGTGAATCACAAACACATTCATTACAGAGTTATATCCTAGCTCTGCACTAGAAGTCATGTGATGTGGGGTGGAGCTTAAGCTGCCTagaaaagaacattaaaaacaGAGCCGAGGGCAGCCACTAGAACGGCAGAAGAGGAACATGGGTTACCTCCTTCAAATCCTGCTCGCTTTGTTCATTTCGGTCATCGGCGGCCTCTACCTTCTGGGGGCTTTTCGTCGCAGACGGCCCGGAGAACCTCCTCTAGACAAAGGCCCCTTTCCCTGGCTTGGCCATGTGCTGGAAttcaggaaagacacagcaaaATTCCTGCAGAGAATGAAAGAAAAACATGGTGATATTTTCACAGTACAGCTTGGAGGcttttattttacattcatCACAGATCCATTTTCCTTCGGCTCAGTGGTTAAAGAGGCAAGAGCAAAGCTGGACTTTACAAAGTTTGCAGAGGTACTGGTTGCAAGAGTATTTGGTTATCATTCAATGACAGATGAACACAAGGCTCTCCAGACATCAAGCACCAAACATCTCATGGGAGATGGCCTGGTTGTCATGACTCAAGCCATGATGAAAAATCTCCAGAATTTGATGCTCCACAGTGTGGGATCTGGGGATGACAAGGGGTGGCAAGAAACAGGACTCTTTGCTTACAGCTACAACATTGTATTTCGTGCTGGCTACCTTGCGCTGTTTGGTAATGAGTCACCGAAAGGAGCAGGATCTTTAGAGAAAGCTAAGGAAATTGATCGGGAACATTCAGATGAACTTTTCTGGGAGTTCAGAAAATATGACCAGCTCTTTCCCAACCTGGCTTATGGTGTCCTGGGACCCAGTGAGAAGATGGAGGCAGAACGTTTAAAGAAACTGTTTTGGAACATGCTTTCAGTGCAAAAAATGAGCACCAAAGACAATATCAGCGGCTGGGTACAAGAACAACTGCAGGTCAGGGCTGAAAACGGCATGTCTGAGTCCATGCGTGACCGATACATGTTTCTGCTTCTGTGGGCATCTCAGGGAAACACGGGGCCGGCCGCCTTCTGGCTGCTTTTGTATCTGATGAAGCACCCTGATGCTATGAAAAATGTCAAGAAAGAAGTCGAGGAGGTTCTCAGAGAAACTGGGCAGGAGGTGAAGCACGGTGGGCCATTGATTGACCTGACCAGAGATATGCTCCTCAAAACTCCCATCTTAGACAGTGCAGTAGAAGAGACTCTCCGTCTTACAGCTGCCCCTGTCCTTACCAGAGCCGTTCTGCAGGATATGACCATCAACATGGCCAACGGACAACAATACAACATTCGTGAGGGTGATAGAGTTGCGGTTTTTCCCTACACCGCCATTCACATCGATCCGGAGATTCATCCAGATCCCTACACCTTCAAATATGACCGTTTTCTCACAGCAGATGGaaacaaaaaaactgatttttacaAGGGCGGAAAGAAACTCAAGTACTACAACATGCCCTGGGGAGCAGGAACCACCATGTGTCCCGGGAGATTCTTTGCCACAAATGAGCTCAAGCAGTTTGTTTTTCTCATGTTGACATACTTTGACTTCGAGCTGAAAAACCCAGATGAAGAGATTCCAGGTATTGATATCAGACGGTGGGGTTTTGGCTCCATGCAACCGACTAAAGAAGTTCAGTTCAAATACAGACTCagattttaaaacttaaaaaagacATCATATGAactcatttaatttttaattcatGAAAGTTGGCTTTCCACTTATATATTATCATGTGCATTTGAACTTTGAGGATGCTGGAGAAAAGTTATTGCGATCTCTATTATTATTGTGTCCTCTATTACAATGTCCTCTAATACTCCAAAGtgatgtttttacaaaatttcaCAGAGAACATGAGTGTGTGTCTTTTGTGTTACATAAAGAATATAACTATGTGATAACAGATGTAAACAAACTGTACTGGgaatatatactgtatgcataGGCTAATCTGTAGATCATTATCTTGTTTTAACATACCATATATATTGTGCTTTTGCCCATGTGCTATTTAAGAGACAAAGTAGAATCTAGATAGACTTCTTAAACTCTGTAAATTCCTAAAATACTTACAGTGTGCTTTCTGGGGTCATTCAGTaacattaacttaaaataaaatacttgtaAACAAGAATGCAAAGTTTAAGGTCAGGGTGAATATTATTTCCAATGTATACCGGTATACAAATTATCAGAAAACGAAGTGtattttaattgcacagaaGAGTTTAAGtaatatttaagaaacatttgatgTTTGCCATAAATGGAGTGACTATTTACACTAAAAGAGTGTCATAGCTTCCCTTATTGGTAAATACTATTTACACTAGCTCCCCCCATGAATTTCTGATTGGAGCATGATGTGTTGAAATCAATAGTTTCAGTGGTGCCTAATAGCAGAAGAGCATATGACTCATGCAACTGGCTTTTGACGCGATGTCCCTGGTTTCAATCTGCCGACCTCACTCTTTTCCCTTTTCCTATCACATATCACATAgaaaaagcatttattttcaagaaaaactaaagaaaatgtgaaaaagtgcCTGACGTGTGTTTATTAAGAATTATTTATTGGGTATGGTTAGGGTTTCAGTGTAGGGAGGGTTTTTATTCTCCCAATAATAATccattaataaatgtaataaatctaATCATTTAcactctgtgttattattgcaTCCTGTTCATCTACAAAAATACTGAGGTGCAAATAGTATCTTACTTTTTACACATATTGTACAtttgataattttat of Misgurnus anguillicaudatus chromosome 2, ASM2758022v2, whole genome shotgun sequence contains these proteins:
- the LOC129442795 gene encoding 5-beta-cholestane-3-alpha,7-alpha-diol 12-alpha-hydroxylase, with the translated sequence MGYLLQILLALFISVIGGLYLLGAFRRRRPGEPPLDKGPFPWLGHVLEFRKDTAKFLQRMKEKHGDIFTVQLGGFYFTFITDPFSFGSVVKEARAKLDFTKFAEVLVARVFGYHSMTDEHKALQTSSTKHLMGDGLVVMTQAMMKNLQNLMLHSVGSGDDKGWQETGLFAYSYNIVFRAGYLALFGNESPKGAGSLEKAKEIDREHSDELFWEFRKYDQLFPNLAYGVLGPSEKMEAERLKKLFWNMLSVQKMSTKDNISGWVQEQLQVRAENGMSESMRDRYMFLLLWASQGNTGPAAFWLLLYLMKHPDAMKNVKKEVEEVLRETGQEVKHGGPLIDLTRDMLLKTPILDSAVEETLRLTAAPVLTRAVLQDMTINMANGQQYNIREGDRVAVFPYTAIHIDPEIHPDPYTFKYDRFLTADGNKKTDFYKGGKKLKYYNMPWGAGTTMCPGRFFATNELKQFVFLMLTYFDFELKNPDEEIPGIDIRRWGFGSMQPTKEVQFKYRLRF
- the LOC129442794 gene encoding 5-beta-cholestane-3-alpha,7-alpha-diol 12-alpha-hydroxylase-like, whose amino-acid sequence is MGYLLQILLALFISVIGGLYLLGAFRRRRPGEPPLDKGPFPWLGHVLEFRKDTAKFLQRMKEKHGDIFTVQLGGFYFTFITDPLSFGSVVKEARAKLDFTKFAEVLVARVFGYHSMTDEHKALQTSSTKHLMGDGLVVMTQAMMKNLQNLMLHSVGSGDDKGWQETGLFAYSYNIVFRAGYLALFGNESPKGAGSLEKAKEIDRENADKLFCEFRKYDQLFPNLAYGVLGPSEKMEAERLKKLFWNMLSVQKMSTKDNISGWVQEQLQVRDEKGMPEFMRDRYMFLLLWASQGNTGPAAFWLLLYLMKHPDAMKSVKKEVEEVLRETGQEVKHGGPLIDLTRDMLLKTPILDSAVEESLRLTAAPLLTRAVLQDMTINMANGQQYNIREGDRVAIFPYSAIHIDPEIHSDPFTFKYDRFLTADGKKKTEFYKGGKKLKYYNMPWGAGTTMCPGRFFVTNELKQFVFLMLTYFDFELKNPDEEIPGINVRRWGFGTMQPTREVQFRYRLRF